Proteins from a single region of Haloterrigena alkaliphila:
- a CDS encoding bacterio-opsin activator domain-containing protein has protein sequence MSLEETESSVLARDEYELLLDAAETYREALVVRLCGDVGLRPTELAELTVDDVEQVRIEPPRYLVRVPVVDDGDGRTAYLPTRVERELRRYARSNGLTTDDRIFPVTARRLQMLVSDVGDRAADLFDRPPLAHVSTSDLRQYFARRALVDHAVNPRVVKAAGGWRSFEALEPYLPEPTDAEIVDAFDAVEQPSGTGRDRGDGPVVGDDSVIRLLLAASDRYALLRLDADGYVERWNRSAAAMFGYRAGEIVGTHVSTFYPDAAVDDGVPERTLSAALEESGYEHEGWRVHKDGSQFRATEVVSPLRDDQGRHRGFAVFVRDVSPAHEELEDLRARTHDLERRDAVARTHRAVTRALLESTDHEEVETKTCAALTAGGAYEYAWIDRATHANQRRDWRAASGIDPDAVERLVPDGWREDGGETDASADETPIVVETDVPLAVDGDGVDSGGGGNADDAAGALARVPLAYGDTVYGALAVATDASAAFDDEERRWLETIGRQVGYAIAAIRRRNLLLSDRIVELDVECRDTDSFFVDASRRLGCRFELDSLVPLSESTKLYYLRLEDASPADVFDLAADEAGIEDYRLVETDAEGWRVEFVVDGACPIVTLTEYGTTVLEAHFEGGTAAITAECAADADIRTIVDGLRAVFPDSELIGKRETERTVRTAREFREGLEDRLTDRQEASLRAAYFGGYYDWPRESTAEEIADAMGISSPTLHNHLRKGQHELLRTFFDDPTAETTDTADTD, from the coding sequence ATGAGTCTCGAGGAGACCGAGTCGTCGGTACTCGCGCGCGACGAGTACGAACTCCTCCTCGACGCCGCCGAAACCTACCGCGAGGCGCTGGTCGTGCGCCTCTGTGGCGACGTCGGTCTCCGCCCGACGGAGCTGGCCGAACTCACCGTCGACGACGTCGAGCAGGTCCGAATCGAGCCGCCCCGTTACCTTGTCCGCGTGCCGGTCGTCGACGACGGTGACGGACGGACGGCGTACCTGCCAACCAGGGTGGAACGCGAACTGCGGCGGTACGCCCGGAGCAACGGACTGACGACCGACGATCGGATCTTTCCCGTCACGGCGCGGCGCCTCCAGATGCTCGTCTCGGACGTGGGCGACCGGGCCGCCGATCTGTTCGATCGACCGCCGCTCGCCCACGTCTCCACGAGCGATCTCCGGCAGTACTTCGCCCGCCGGGCGCTCGTCGACCACGCCGTCAACCCGCGCGTCGTCAAGGCCGCCGGCGGCTGGCGGAGCTTCGAGGCCCTCGAGCCGTACCTGCCCGAACCCACCGACGCCGAGATCGTCGACGCCTTCGACGCCGTCGAGCAGCCCTCCGGCACCGGCCGCGACCGAGGCGACGGACCCGTCGTGGGCGACGACAGCGTCATCCGCCTGTTACTGGCCGCCAGCGACCGGTACGCGCTGTTGCGGCTGGACGCGGACGGCTACGTCGAGCGCTGGAACCGGAGCGCGGCCGCGATGTTCGGCTACCGAGCCGGCGAGATCGTCGGCACGCACGTCTCGACGTTCTACCCCGACGCGGCCGTCGACGACGGCGTCCCCGAGCGGACGCTGTCCGCGGCCCTCGAGGAGTCGGGCTACGAGCACGAGGGGTGGCGCGTCCACAAGGACGGCTCGCAGTTCCGGGCGACCGAGGTCGTCTCGCCCCTGCGGGACGACCAGGGGCGTCACCGCGGCTTCGCCGTCTTCGTCCGCGACGTCTCCCCCGCCCACGAAGAACTCGAGGATCTTCGCGCGCGCACGCACGATCTCGAACGGCGCGACGCCGTCGCCCGGACCCACCGAGCGGTCACGCGGGCGCTGTTGGAATCGACCGACCACGAGGAAGTGGAGACGAAGACCTGCGCCGCGCTGACGGCTGGAGGCGCCTACGAGTACGCCTGGATCGACCGAGCGACCCACGCGAATCAGCGCCGGGACTGGCGCGCCGCGAGCGGGATCGACCCCGACGCGGTCGAGCGACTGGTCCCCGACGGCTGGCGCGAGGACGGCGGAGAGACCGACGCGTCAGCCGACGAGACGCCGATCGTAGTCGAGACGGACGTCCCCCTCGCGGTCGATGGCGACGGCGTGGACAGCGGCGGTGGGGGTAACGCGGACGACGCGGCCGGCGCCCTCGCGCGCGTCCCGCTGGCCTACGGGGACACGGTCTACGGCGCCCTCGCGGTCGCGACCGACGCGTCCGCGGCGTTCGACGACGAGGAGCGGCGCTGGCTCGAGACGATCGGCCGGCAGGTCGGCTACGCCATCGCCGCGATCCGGCGGCGGAACCTCCTGTTGTCCGATCGGATCGTCGAACTCGACGTCGAGTGTCGCGATACCGACTCCTTCTTCGTCGACGCCTCCCGGCGACTGGGCTGTCGGTTCGAACTCGACTCGCTCGTCCCCCTCTCGGAGTCGACGAAGCTGTACTACCTACGCCTCGAGGACGCCTCGCCGGCCGACGTCTTCGATCTCGCCGCGGACGAGGCCGGCATCGAGGACTACCGGCTGGTCGAGACCGACGCGGAGGGGTGGCGCGTCGAGTTCGTCGTCGACGGTGCCTGTCCGATCGTCACGCTCACCGAGTACGGCACCACCGTCCTCGAGGCGCACTTCGAGGGCGGGACCGCGGCGATCACCGCCGAGTGCGCCGCCGACGCCGATATCCGGACGATCGTCGACGGGCTTCGCGCCGTCTTCCCCGACTCCGAACTGATCGGGAAACGCGAGACCGAGCGGACCGTCCGGACCGCCCGGGAGTTCCGCGAGGGACTCGAGGACCGACTGACCGACCGCCAGGAGGCGTCGCTGCGGGCGGCGTACTTCGGCGGCTACTACGACTGGCCCCGCGAGAGCACCGCCGAGGAGATCGCCGACGCGATGGGCATCTCGTCGCCGACGCTGCACAACCACCTGCGGAAGGGCCAACACGAACTCCTGCGGACCTTCTTCGACGATCCGACGGCGGAAACGACCGACACCGCCGATACCGACTGA
- the acs gene encoding acetate--CoA ligase: MDDRNGWGREHPVLTGSPRSPPASFVEQANVTDPGIYDEFEAEWPDCWERAADLLSWAEPYETVLEDENAPFYEWFSGGELNASYNCLDRHLEAGRKNHAAIRWEGKRGERRTYTYRDLYVEVNEVAAALRDLGVEEDDVVTIYLPMIPELPITMLACARIGAPHSVVFAGLSADALATRMDAADSEYLLTCDGYYRRGDAFNQKSKADNALLKLEHDVRTVVVDRLGADLPHVLGDEEYDYHDLRDEFASETVDPVSRDAEDMLFLMYTSGTTGEPKGVVHTTGGYLSHVAWTTHAVLDVKPEDTYWCAADIGWITGHSYIVYGPLALGTTSLMYEGTPDYPDRDRLWEIVERNAVDVFYTAPTAIRAFMKWGEDYPAHHDLASLRLLGSVGEPISPRPWNWYYEHIGNEECPIVDTWWQTETGAVTISTLPAIDEMKPGAAGPGLPGIDVDVVDAAGEPVDPGDSGYLTIDRPWPGMARTLYDGDERFRTEYWERFSDPGRDEWRYFSGDAARVDEDGYVTVLGRIDDVINVSGRRLSTMEIESAITDVPGVAEAAVVGRSSEGTGTDIHAYVSTEGGYDDDGAVREAILDNVESAIGSMARPEAVVFTPELPKTRSGKIMRRLLEDVANDEELGDTSALRNPEIVGEIQAEIDEE, encoded by the coding sequence ATGGACGATCGGAACGGGTGGGGACGGGAGCATCCCGTCCTCACCGGGTCGCCCCGCAGCCCGCCGGCGTCGTTCGTCGAGCAGGCGAACGTCACGGACCCGGGGATCTACGACGAGTTCGAGGCAGAGTGGCCCGACTGCTGGGAGCGGGCGGCCGACCTGCTCTCGTGGGCGGAGCCGTACGAGACCGTCCTCGAGGACGAAAACGCCCCCTTCTACGAGTGGTTCTCCGGCGGCGAACTCAACGCCTCGTACAACTGCCTCGACCGCCACCTCGAGGCGGGGCGGAAGAACCACGCCGCGATCCGCTGGGAGGGCAAGCGGGGCGAGCGCCGGACGTACACCTATCGCGATCTGTACGTCGAGGTCAACGAGGTGGCCGCGGCGCTGCGGGACCTGGGCGTCGAAGAGGACGACGTGGTGACGATCTACCTCCCGATGATCCCGGAACTGCCGATCACGATGCTGGCGTGTGCCCGGATCGGAGCGCCCCACAGCGTGGTCTTCGCCGGCCTCTCGGCCGACGCGCTCGCGACGCGGATGGACGCCGCCGACAGCGAGTACCTGTTGACCTGCGACGGCTACTACCGCCGCGGCGACGCCTTCAACCAGAAGAGCAAGGCCGACAACGCCCTGCTCAAACTCGAGCACGACGTGCGAACGGTCGTCGTGGATCGGCTGGGCGCGGACCTCCCGCACGTCCTCGGCGACGAGGAGTACGACTACCACGACCTCCGCGACGAGTTCGCCAGCGAGACCGTCGACCCGGTCTCGCGGGACGCCGAGGACATGCTGTTCCTGATGTACACCTCCGGGACGACCGGCGAACCGAAGGGCGTCGTCCACACCACCGGCGGCTACCTCTCGCACGTCGCGTGGACGACCCACGCCGTGCTGGACGTCAAACCGGAGGACACCTACTGGTGTGCGGCCGACATCGGCTGGATCACCGGCCACTCCTACATCGTCTACGGGCCGCTCGCACTCGGAACGACCAGCCTCATGTACGAGGGCACCCCCGACTATCCCGACCGGGATCGGCTCTGGGAGATCGTCGAACGGAACGCGGTCGACGTCTTCTACACCGCGCCGACGGCGATTCGCGCGTTCATGAAGTGGGGGGAAGACTATCCCGCTCACCACGACCTGGCCTCGCTACGATTGCTCGGAAGCGTCGGCGAACCGATCAGCCCGCGGCCGTGGAACTGGTACTACGAGCACATCGGCAACGAAGAGTGTCCCATCGTCGACACCTGGTGGCAGACCGAGACGGGCGCCGTGACGATCTCGACGCTGCCGGCCATCGACGAGATGAAACCCGGCGCCGCGGGACCGGGGCTTCCCGGCATCGACGTCGACGTCGTCGACGCCGCCGGCGAGCCCGTCGATCCCGGGGACTCGGGCTACCTCACCATCGACCGGCCGTGGCCGGGGATGGCCCGGACGCTGTACGACGGCGACGAGCGCTTCCGGACGGAGTACTGGGAGCGATTCTCCGACCCCGGCCGCGACGAGTGGCGCTACTTCAGCGGCGACGCCGCGCGCGTCGACGAGGACGGCTACGTCACCGTCCTCGGCCGGATCGACGACGTGATCAACGTCTCCGGGCGCCGCCTGAGCACGATGGAGATCGAGAGCGCGATCACCGACGTTCCCGGCGTCGCCGAGGCCGCCGTCGTCGGCCGCTCGAGCGAGGGAACCGGGACCGATATCCACGCCTACGTCAGCACCGAGGGCGGCTACGACGACGACGGCGCCGTTCGGGAGGCGATCCTCGACAACGTCGAGAGTGCGATCGGGTCGATGGCCCGCCCGGAAGCGGTCGTCTTCACGCCAGAACTCCCGAAGACCCGCTCGGGCAAGATCATGCGCCGCCTCCTCGAGGACGTCGCGAACGACGAGGAACTCGGGGACACCTCGGCGCTGCGGAACCCGGAGATCGTCGGCGAGATTCAGGCCGAGATCGACGAGGAGTAG
- a CDS encoding cation:proton antiporter has protein sequence MTAPLTFPLEDSILIFGLAMTVFLVVPLVLGRYRLPGIIGVIVVGAAIGPNGIGVLERGETIVLLGEVGIVYLMFVAGLEINLAQFIAYKDRSVVFGLLSFVVPQAVGMIVGVYALGLTLGAAALFAAIFASHTLLAYPIVSRLGITKTESVTATIGGTIVTDTLALLVLAVVIAAETGEIGPAFWLSMAAKLAAFFAGVWLLVPRLGEWFFRTVDQESYYEFLFVMVVLFGCAFLAELAGVEYIVGAFLAGLVLNRLIPESGPLMNRIEFVGNALFIPFFLLSVGMLVDVRVLTEGLETLTITVAFVIPLLATKYAAAWLTARLYGYSHAEAMTMFGLSLGQAAAALAIVLIGYQEELFGEAMLNAVVLMILVVSVISPAVVDRYGRAVVRASERLEYDPRTAPRRIMVPFSRDSEYRDRLLDLALLVRDPEDDQPLYTLSVAQPGERAEADVAAIEAALEETEAYTAGAEVAVEPQARVEANVASGIVRAALENRITTLVIGWDGARRDQRVFGHVIDQVLIRTKQQVLVGRVRHPLNTTDEVVVVLPAGIDRNEGFYETVHTVEWLADQLGAPIRAVVVDDDSAQFERLFELVEPDVPATFERAADWSEVTTRLREEVDESSLVVPLSARRGTMGWQSPLRTLPTTVAQSTDANFVVIYPAVGDRGDDRQFLQFR, from the coding sequence ATGACGGCGCCGCTAACGTTCCCCCTCGAGGACTCCATTCTCATCTTCGGGCTGGCGATGACCGTCTTCCTGGTCGTGCCGCTGGTGCTCGGCCGGTATCGCCTCCCGGGGATCATCGGCGTCATCGTCGTCGGCGCGGCCATCGGACCCAACGGGATCGGGGTGCTCGAGCGCGGCGAGACGATCGTCCTGCTGGGCGAGGTCGGCATCGTCTACCTGATGTTCGTCGCCGGCCTCGAGATCAACCTCGCCCAGTTCATCGCGTACAAGGATCGGAGCGTCGTCTTCGGCCTGCTCTCGTTCGTCGTCCCGCAGGCGGTCGGGATGATCGTCGGGGTCTACGCGCTCGGACTCACGCTCGGGGCCGCGGCGCTGTTCGCGGCCATCTTCGCCTCGCACACGCTGCTCGCGTATCCGATCGTCAGCCGACTGGGGATCACGAAGACGGAGAGCGTCACCGCGACGATCGGTGGAACGATCGTCACCGACACCCTCGCGTTGCTCGTCCTCGCCGTCGTCATCGCCGCCGAGACCGGCGAGATCGGCCCGGCGTTCTGGCTCTCGATGGCCGCCAAACTCGCCGCGTTCTTCGCGGGCGTCTGGCTGCTCGTCCCCCGACTCGGCGAGTGGTTCTTCCGGACGGTCGACCAGGAGAGCTACTACGAGTTCCTGTTCGTGATGGTCGTCCTCTTCGGCTGCGCCTTCCTCGCCGAACTCGCCGGCGTGGAGTACATCGTCGGCGCTTTCCTCGCCGGCCTCGTGCTCAACCGGCTGATCCCCGAGAGCGGTCCGCTGATGAACCGCATCGAGTTCGTCGGCAACGCGCTGTTCATCCCCTTCTTCCTGCTGTCGGTCGGGATGCTCGTCGACGTGCGCGTCCTGACGGAGGGGCTCGAGACGCTGACGATCACCGTCGCGTTCGTGATCCCGCTGCTCGCGACGAAGTACGCGGCCGCGTGGCTGACCGCGCGGCTGTACGGCTACTCACACGCGGAGGCGATGACCATGTTCGGCCTCTCGCTGGGCCAGGCCGCGGCGGCGCTCGCGATCGTCCTCATCGGCTACCAGGAGGAACTGTTCGGCGAGGCCATGCTCAACGCGGTCGTTCTGATGATCCTCGTCGTCAGCGTGATCAGCCCCGCCGTCGTCGACCGTTACGGGCGAGCGGTCGTCCGCGCGTCCGAGCGCCTCGAGTACGACCCGCGGACCGCCCCGCGGCGGATCATGGTCCCCTTCTCCCGGGACTCCGAGTACCGCGACCGCCTCCTCGATCTGGCGCTGCTCGTCCGCGACCCGGAGGACGACCAGCCGCTCTACACGCTGAGCGTGGCCCAGCCCGGCGAGCGGGCCGAGGCGGACGTCGCCGCCATCGAGGCCGCTCTCGAGGAGACCGAGGCCTACACCGCCGGGGCCGAGGTGGCGGTCGAACCCCAGGCCCGCGTCGAGGCTAACGTCGCGTCGGGGATCGTTCGCGCGGCGCTCGAGAACCGGATCACGACGCTGGTCATCGGCTGGGACGGCGCCCGACGCGATCAGCGCGTGTTCGGCCACGTGATCGATCAGGTCCTGATCCGAACGAAACAGCAGGTGCTGGTCGGACGCGTCCGGCACCCCCTCAACACGACGGACGAGGTCGTGGTCGTCCTCCCGGCGGGAATCGACCGGAACGAGGGGTTCTACGAGACCGTGCACACGGTCGAATGGCTCGCGGACCAGCTCGGGGCGCCGATCCGCGCCGTCGTCGTGGACGACGATTCGGCCCAGTTCGAACGGCTCTTCGAACTGGTCGAACCGGACGTCCCCGCGACGTTCGAGCGGGCGGCGGACTGGAGCGAGGTCACGACGCGCCTCCGCGAGGAGGTCGACGAATCTTCGCTCGTCGTTCCGCTGAGCGCCCGCCGGGGAACGATGGGCTGGCAGTCGCCGCTCCGGACGCTCCCCACGACGGTCGCGCAGTCGACCGACGCGAACTTCGTCGTGATCTATCCGGCGGTCGGCGACCGGGGCGACGACCGGCAGTTCCTCCAGTTCCGGTGA
- a CDS encoding universal stress protein: MTLLVPFDGSQLAGKALEKASEFGDLLDEELVVLTVIPDDADYARERGWIAEGEPFNLEAIEEGIATRAEEIAPEATVRTERVSSDEPTATSTKNVVREIRRVAAEVEASVVFIGSENAGSVITPQSSVGSPVANDQRYDVYVVRQHGADVDPEEITDIDSTIE; encoded by the coding sequence ATGACGCTACTCGTGCCCTTCGACGGCTCGCAGTTGGCCGGCAAAGCACTCGAGAAGGCTTCCGAATTCGGCGATCTGCTCGACGAGGAACTCGTCGTGCTGACGGTGATCCCGGACGACGCCGACTACGCCCGGGAGCGGGGCTGGATCGCCGAGGGAGAGCCGTTCAACCTCGAAGCCATCGAGGAGGGCATCGCGACGCGGGCCGAAGAGATCGCGCCGGAGGCGACGGTTCGCACCGAGCGCGTCAGCTCCGACGAACCGACCGCGACCTCGACGAAGAACGTCGTCCGCGAGATTCGCCGAGTCGCCGCCGAAGTCGAGGCTTCCGTCGTATTCATCGGCTCGGAGAACGCCGGCTCCGTGATCACGCCCCAGTCCAGCGTCGGCAGTCCCGTCGCCAACGATCAGCGATACGACGTCTACGTCGTCCGCCAGCACGGCGCCGACGTCGACCCCGAAGAGATCACGGATATCGACTCGACCATCGAGTGA
- a CDS encoding DNA primase, with translation MTNGLEDDGSEESSDPVEVADASSDRHDGEHAERSGRRIMTDGGQAEMAEESDDEDSSGDADEASAADTEGADAEEAEEEDEEAEEEEAEDEEAEEEEAEEEEAEDEEAEEEEAEDEEAEEEEAEDEEAEEEEAEDEEAEEEEAEDEEAEEEEAEDEEAEEEEAEDEEAEEEEAEDEEAEEEEAEDEEAEEEEAEDEEAEEEEAEDEEAEEEEAEDEEAEEEEAEDEEAEEEEAEDEEAEEEEAEDEEEEAEDEEEEAEDEEEEAEDEEAEEEEAEEEEQDVGDDTGDLTEDKREEGHAEDAEKVYEGDDASGVLHLDLDGLFLDLLGLEVNLNPLQLDVSARPGGNNLLGNLLSAVTGLLDGPGAMIDKAKELLSKPVELLKKVPGKAKELLSKPIELLKKAPGKAKEMLSGLLEKPKEFLSGLLSKPKELFDKLLGMLGLGGEEEAEGEEEAEAEEGEEEEEADSGGRISSAVSWVKGMLGKPVEWIRGLFGSGDEEEAPDEEEAAEAEEEEAPDEAEGEGEGEETPDEAEEGEGEGEETPDEAEEGEEEEGEETPDEAEEGEEEEGEETPDEAEEDEEATESPSPISAASDRAKEGLAGLVPSLPVEDFVATVVSEVLEQLIEQLEPDEEQEGASDQSDATAEAA, from the coding sequence ATGACAAACGGTTTAGAAGATGATGGTTCCGAGGAGAGTTCCGATCCCGTGGAGGTCGCGGACGCCTCGAGCGATCGTCACGACGGTGAGCACGCGGAGCGATCGGGCCGCAGGATTATGACCGATGGCGGCCAGGCAGAGATGGCTGAGGAGAGCGACGACGAGGACTCGAGTGGTGATGCCGACGAAGCGTCGGCAGCCGACACGGAAGGTGCTGACGCCGAAGAAGCGGAAGAAGAGGACGAAGAGGCGGAGGAAGAGGAAGCCGAAGACGAAGAGGCAGAGGAAGAGGAAGCCGAAGAAGAGGAGGCCGAAGACGAAGAGGCTGAAGAAGAGGAAGCCGAAGACGAAGAGGCAGAGGAAGAGGAAGCCGAAGACGAAGAGGCAGAGGAAGAGGAAGCCGAAGACGAAGAGGCAGAGGAAGAGGAAGCCGAAGACGAAGAGGCAGAGGAAGAGGAAGCCGAAGACGAAGAGGCAGAGGAAGAGGAAGCCGAAGACGAAGAGGCAGAGGAAGAGGAAGCCGAAGACGAAGAGGCAGAGGAAGAGGAAGCCGAAGACGAAGAGGCAGAGGAAGAGGAAGCCGAAGACGAAGAGGCAGAGGAAGAGGAAGCCGAAGACGAAGAGGCTGAAGAGGAGGAAGCTGAGGACGAAGAGGCTGAAGAGGAGGAAGCTGAGGACGAAGAGGCTGAAGAGGAGGAAGCTGAGGACGAAGAGGCTGAAGAGGAGGAAGCCGAGGACGAAGAGGAGGAAGCCGAGGACGAAGAGGAAGAAGCCGAAGACGAAGAGGAAGAAGCCGAAGACGAAGAGGCTGAAGAAGAGGAAGCTGAAGAAGAGGAACAGGACGTCGGAGACGATACCGGTGACCTCACCGAGGACAAGCGCGAGGAAGGACACGCCGAGGACGCCGAAAAGGTCTACGAGGGCGACGACGCGTCCGGCGTCCTCCATCTCGATCTCGACGGCCTCTTCCTCGATCTGCTCGGCCTCGAGGTCAACCTGAACCCGCTCCAGCTCGACGTGTCGGCCCGTCCGGGCGGAAACAACCTCCTCGGGAACCTGTTGTCCGCCGTGACGGGGCTACTGGACGGCCCCGGTGCAATGATCGACAAGGCGAAAGAGCTCCTGAGCAAGCCGGTCGAGCTTCTCAAGAAAGTCCCCGGCAAGGCGAAAGAGCTCCTGAGCAAGCCGATCGAGCTTCTCAAGAAGGCCCCCGGCAAGGCGAAAGAGATGCTCAGCGGACTCCTCGAGAAGCCCAAGGAGTTCCTCAGCGGGTTGCTGAGCAAGCCGAAGGAACTGTTCGACAAGCTGCTGGGGATGCTGGGACTCGGCGGCGAGGAAGAAGCCGAAGGCGAGGAGGAGGCCGAAGCCGAAGAGGGCGAAGAAGAGGAAGAAGCGGACTCCGGTGGCCGGATCTCCTCGGCCGTCAGCTGGGTGAAGGGAATGCTCGGCAAGCCGGTCGAGTGGATCCGCGGGCTCTTCGGCAGCGGAGACGAGGAGGAAGCGCCGGACGAGGAAGAAGCGGCCGAAGCCGAAGAAGAGGAAGCGCCGGACGAAGCGGAGGGAGAAGGAGAAGGCGAAGAGACACCGGACGAAGCGGAGGAGGGAGAAGGAGAAGGCGAAGAGACACCGGACGAAGCGGAGGAGGGAGAAGAAGAAGAAGGCGAAGAGACACCGGACGAAGCGGAGGAGGGAGAAGAAGAAGAAGGCGAAGAGACGCCGGACGAAGCGGAGGAGGACGAGGAAGCGACCGAATCGCCGAGTCCGATCTCCGCAGCCAGCGACCGGGCGAAGGAGGGTCTCGCCGGACTCGTACCGAGCTTGCCGGTCGAGGACTTCGTGGCGACGGTCGTCAGCGAGGTGCTCGAGCAGTTAATTGAGCAGCTAGAACCCGACGAGGAGCAGGAAGGGGCCAGTGACCAATCCGACGCGACAGCGGAGGCAGCCTAA
- a CDS encoding PQQ-binding-like beta-propeller repeat protein, which produces MSEAADVDRGEDGDGRLEFRSVPLGDIETARSRHMWTRSAVHVADGGDLVVTGEWDGTVTARESDSLEARWTTDHPDHAVGITTLEGSGAESSNADSDGDTAETVVVAGRGETGTVAAYDAATGDQRWRYDTVDDLGEAVKDTVFYLPYVVSLETGSDGDTLYAAARRYERDGEVRRWHSTVYAFDADGTVRWRYETDASPIAIDLDADGERLAVGYNRCMGDHDTGLVVLEAETGDLEWTWDPGTEGDRRVGDVSFDGETLAVSSHGDKRGYLLGPGGTERWRVDLAVETEMDGETLYAYPNHVSAADGRVTFVTGNTYAEESRETEGRHPNEHRIATFDADGEVAWDAQVRGFVHGLATGGETIAAPCAQNFRVRDPETHAVRWFERESGPQGLERLEGIATAAAADDGTLAAIEEPVEYHDDGETRGEYALHVAALE; this is translated from the coding sequence ATGTCCGAAGCTGCAGACGTCGACCGCGGCGAGGACGGTGACGGCAGACTCGAATTCCGGTCGGTCCCGCTCGGCGATATCGAGACGGCCCGGAGCCGCCACATGTGGACTCGCTCGGCGGTCCACGTCGCCGACGGGGGCGACCTGGTCGTCACCGGCGAGTGGGACGGAACGGTTACGGCCCGTGAGAGCGACTCGCTCGAGGCCCGCTGGACGACCGACCATCCAGATCACGCGGTCGGCATCACGACGCTCGAGGGGAGCGGTGCCGAGAGTAGCAACGCCGATAGTGACGGCGACACCGCAGAGACGGTCGTCGTCGCCGGCCGCGGCGAGACCGGCACCGTCGCGGCCTACGACGCTGCGACGGGGGACCAGCGCTGGCGGTACGACACCGTCGACGACCTCGGCGAGGCCGTCAAGGACACCGTGTTTTACCTGCCCTACGTGGTCAGTCTCGAGACCGGCAGCGACGGCGACACCCTCTACGCGGCCGCGCGTCGGTACGAGCGCGACGGCGAGGTGCGGCGGTGGCACAGCACCGTCTACGCGTTCGACGCCGACGGTACCGTTCGCTGGCGCTACGAGACCGACGCGTCACCGATCGCGATCGATCTCGACGCCGACGGCGAGCGACTGGCGGTCGGCTACAACCGCTGTATGGGCGACCACGACACCGGTCTCGTCGTCCTCGAAGCCGAGACGGGCGACCTCGAGTGGACCTGGGACCCCGGAACGGAGGGCGACCGCCGCGTCGGCGACGTCTCGTTCGACGGCGAAACGCTCGCGGTCTCGAGCCACGGCGACAAGCGCGGCTACCTGCTGGGTCCCGGCGGCACCGAGCGCTGGCGCGTCGACCTCGCGGTCGAGACCGAGATGGATGGCGAGACGCTCTACGCCTACCCGAATCACGTCTCGGCGGCCGACGGACGGGTGACGTTCGTCACCGGTAACACCTACGCCGAGGAGAGCCGCGAGACCGAGGGGCGCCACCCGAACGAGCACCGAATCGCGACGTTCGACGCCGACGGCGAGGTGGCGTGGGACGCCCAGGTGCGGGGCTTCGTCCACGGCCTCGCGACCGGCGGCGAGACGATCGCTGCGCCCTGCGCACAGAACTTCCGGGTTCGCGATCCCGAAACGCACGCCGTCCGCTGGTTCGAGCGTGAATCGGGACCGCAGGGACTCGAGCGACTCGAGGGCATCGCGACCGCCGCAGCGGCCGACGACGGGACGCTCGCAGCGATCGAAGAACCCGTCGAGTACCACGACGATGGCGAGACGCGCGGCGAGTACGCGCTCCACGTGGCCGCGCTCGAGTAG
- a CDS encoding DUF3209 family protein, producing the protein MSCHEIEALRLGLMTVLGVGDDSARDHAEKELEGHLEGPIEGLANAESLAEIERHLDATLVDLEEEVAAMDSDDPEYDYTRGRLLAVRDAERAVQRLSAQGESIVDGLGDAHDTLHETFPVED; encoded by the coding sequence ATGAGCTGCCACGAAATCGAAGCGTTACGACTCGGACTGATGACCGTCCTCGGCGTCGGGGACGACAGCGCCCGCGACCACGCGGAGAAGGAACTCGAGGGTCACCTCGAGGGGCCGATCGAGGGGCTCGCCAACGCCGAGAGCCTCGCGGAGATCGAGCGCCACCTCGACGCGACCCTCGTCGATCTGGAGGAAGAGGTGGCCGCGATGGACAGCGACGACCCCGAGTACGACTACACGCGCGGGCGCCTGCTGGCGGTTCGCGACGCCGAACGTGCAGTCCAGCGCCTGAGCGCGCAGGGCGAGAGCATCGTCGACGGCCTCGGCGACGCCCACGACACCCTCCACGAGACCTTCCCGGTCGAGGACTGA